A genome region from Alicyclobacillus acidocaldarius subsp. acidocaldarius DSM 446 includes the following:
- the cmr1 gene encoding type III-B CRISPR module RAMP protein Cmr1, with product MSKVPDVQLPTIVEHCEILASARVTTLTPVIGAGVHSQRVDRSHPVRGETVRGHLRFWWRTVSQPGPLEQWIDKLREEEARKRSLSNLPSMEELDPTERLRIREAWIWGSTSRAGLVVVRVQNKEWKNCNVRHKKLKDVVQGLASIMDVQGNQSGSLSIAYAAFPLQEQNSDPPGAVSEVGMGSFLVTIVWNSWARELIKSVEGARFQVEQEIREALWRWIHFGGLGMRWRRGFGALTSDDVPGRLDDFREHIRSHPSACLPCVRAVLVQSPNQRPRRNMARSTVWDAWEDCLQTLRQYRQPRQPKNGPTRSFTKTPWPEASVIRAIHRGRGNPKNGALRFPRAVLGLPVIFQFKGESTPNAELRPDKSANPLLGRLPSPFILRPVRIGDAVYPMCVWLESPLPSHQEHGFVRMSLKVGSMAPITVPATAALSAMEDRFKALEGGEVRFEKTGDALEDFLRHLRKQGFEVLYRSDAT from the coding sequence ATGAGTAAGGTGCCCGATGTGCAACTTCCCACCATCGTCGAACATTGCGAGATTCTCGCGAGCGCTCGAGTCACTACACTTACGCCTGTGATTGGCGCGGGCGTGCACTCCCAAAGAGTAGACCGGAGCCATCCCGTGCGCGGGGAGACGGTGCGCGGACACCTGCGGTTTTGGTGGCGCACGGTGTCTCAACCTGGACCACTAGAACAGTGGATTGATAAATTGCGGGAAGAGGAGGCGCGCAAACGCTCGCTTTCCAACTTGCCGTCTATGGAAGAGCTCGATCCGACCGAACGATTGCGCATCCGAGAAGCCTGGATTTGGGGAAGTACCAGTCGCGCCGGTTTGGTGGTTGTGCGGGTGCAAAACAAAGAATGGAAGAATTGCAATGTCAGACACAAGAAACTAAAAGACGTCGTCCAAGGCTTGGCTTCCATTATGGATGTACAGGGAAACCAAAGTGGGTCGTTGTCCATTGCTTACGCTGCCTTTCCGTTGCAGGAGCAGAACAGCGATCCACCGGGCGCCGTGTCGGAAGTCGGCATGGGTTCTTTTCTTGTTACTATCGTTTGGAATTCCTGGGCTCGTGAACTGATTAAAAGCGTCGAAGGAGCAAGATTTCAAGTTGAACAGGAAATTCGCGAGGCTCTCTGGAGATGGATTCATTTTGGGGGACTTGGCATGCGTTGGCGGCGTGGTTTTGGTGCATTGACCTCAGATGATGTCCCTGGTCGTCTGGACGATTTTCGAGAGCACATTCGTTCGCATCCATCCGCATGTCTGCCCTGCGTCCGCGCAGTGCTCGTTCAATCGCCAAACCAGCGTCCGCGGAGAAACATGGCGAGATCGACCGTGTGGGACGCGTGGGAAGATTGTCTACAGACCTTGCGGCAATATCGACAACCCAGACAGCCGAAGAACGGGCCAACGCGTAGCTTCACGAAGACCCCGTGGCCCGAGGCCAGCGTCATCCGGGCCATTCATCGCGGCCGAGGCAACCCGAAGAACGGAGCATTACGGTTTCCGCGTGCCGTGCTTGGTCTTCCAGTTATATTCCAATTTAAGGGTGAGTCGACGCCGAACGCCGAACTGAGGCCGGACAAAAGTGCGAATCCTTTGTTGGGTCGACTTCCCAGTCCTTTCATCTTGAGACCGGTCCGCATCGGCGACGCCGTCTACCCGATGTGCGTTTGGCTCGAGTCCCCGCTGCCATCGCACCAGGAGCATGGATTTGTTCGAATGTCTCTGAAAGTAGGTTCGATGGCTCCGATCACCGTGCCCGCAACAGCCGCGCTCTCAGCGATGGAAGACCGTTTCAAGGCCCTGGAGGGGGGCGAGGTGCGGTTCGAGAAGACGGGTGACGCGTTGGAGGATTTTCTTCGCCATCTGCGCAAGCAAGGTTTTGAGGTTCTCTATCGTTCCGACGCTACTTGA
- a CDS encoding TM1812 family CRISPR-associated protein has product MAAQNIFLTFVGRSSPRKVDYRWEDEVSNSHYFQVTALEWMRRGVIPFRPDEVWVVLTERARENWVKPPEEGEATLHDQLYTQAERMGIAIHEVGFDQEQCDQSVWRNFDTLVGMLAQASERGADVHIAVDVTHSFRYFPMLVLTLLHYTHVIQGIQLDLILYGADTGDVLDLTALAQLQEWVLEMSRALKGPDASGVERLVREIQSSVARRSPTQASFLSPLQKFARKWNVLWETMRLTKHHEVSCAARRALDALDECQRRFAEPAEGTASFYPLLRILHQAREQIEPLCQTEWVPLMLAMTRWYLDRGMIHQAYTTMRELYATHACELAGEDVFDKAKREALLRAARSEEGWRETTSEDDAAGQLKLESIPVERWDLVHAFLAEFSQDISTISDMRNQLHHGFFQRDPQQTREQTFRSNLVQSMERLAQWTEDREEIAHE; this is encoded by the coding sequence ATGGCTGCCCAAAACATCTTTCTCACGTTTGTCGGGAGAAGCTCACCTCGAAAAGTGGACTACAGATGGGAGGACGAGGTCTCCAACAGCCATTACTTTCAGGTTACGGCGCTCGAGTGGATGCGGCGCGGGGTAATCCCATTTCGTCCCGATGAAGTTTGGGTGGTGTTGACCGAACGAGCTCGGGAGAACTGGGTAAAACCGCCCGAAGAAGGCGAGGCGACGCTTCACGATCAACTTTACACTCAGGCCGAACGCATGGGAATCGCCATTCACGAGGTGGGGTTCGACCAAGAGCAGTGTGATCAAAGTGTGTGGCGCAATTTCGATACGTTGGTGGGCATGTTGGCCCAAGCGTCGGAAAGAGGGGCTGACGTGCACATTGCTGTGGACGTTACACACTCCTTTCGATACTTCCCGATGCTCGTGCTCACGTTGCTTCATTACACGCACGTCATCCAAGGGATCCAATTGGATCTCATTCTTTATGGTGCGGATACGGGTGACGTCCTTGACCTAACAGCCCTTGCACAATTGCAGGAGTGGGTTCTTGAGATGTCCCGTGCTCTCAAGGGCCCGGACGCGAGCGGTGTGGAGCGCTTGGTGAGGGAAATTCAAAGTTCCGTCGCGAGGAGAAGTCCAACGCAAGCCTCTTTCTTATCGCCGCTTCAGAAGTTTGCTAGAAAGTGGAATGTCTTGTGGGAAACGATGCGCCTTACGAAGCATCACGAGGTATCTTGTGCTGCCAGGAGGGCTCTCGACGCTTTGGATGAGTGTCAGCGCCGTTTCGCCGAGCCCGCGGAGGGTACAGCCAGTTTTTATCCGCTGCTGAGAATTCTGCATCAGGCGCGGGAGCAAATTGAGCCACTATGCCAGACGGAGTGGGTGCCACTCATGCTTGCGATGACTCGTTGGTATCTAGATCGCGGGATGATTCATCAGGCGTATACAACGATGCGCGAGTTGTATGCCACGCACGCGTGCGAATTGGCCGGAGAAGACGTGTTTGACAAGGCGAAGCGCGAGGCCTTGTTGCGAGCAGCGAGAAGTGAAGAAGGATGGAGGGAAACTACCTCCGAAGACGATGCTGCTGGCCAGTTGAAATTAGAGTCCATCCCTGTTGAACGATGGGATTTGGTGCATGCTTTTCTCGCCGAGTTCTCTCAGGACATTTCAACGATTTCGGATATGAGAAATCAGTTGCACCACGGGTTCTTCCAAAGAGACCCTCAGCAGACGCGCGAACAGACATTCCGATCCAACCTTGTGCAATCGATGGAACGACTGGCGCAGTGGACGGAAGATCGAGAGGAGATTGCGCATGAGTAA
- a CDS encoding MFS transporter gives MGNRIALFYAVTALYWFSTYTYVPLLSPYVVAIGGSLSMAGMVVGSYGFSQMLVRVPIGVWSDKVRSRKPFVVAGGAVGMLSSLGFAVTHSVLWALVFRLLAGIAAGCWVVFTVLYASYHQPDEAPKAMGVLSFYTSIGQLAASTLGGVIAERYGWHAAFWLGAAGGLAATLLACFVVDKPPARDHGGIRVAEMLTVGRDRIVLGVSFLAVLAQVVTFTTMFGFTPEQATHLGANKADLSWLTLAATLPNAIASYFSGSLFSRWMGERNVVASGFAIAALFTAAIPLCHALPLLYATQAVNGFGQGLCMPVLMGLAIRHIDASRRATAMGFYQAIYAVGMFGGPAVVGWLGDHVGLSRGFLAVAATSVVACALTFALAPGRAARQVVTRSS, from the coding sequence GTGGGCAACCGTATCGCTCTGTTTTACGCCGTGACGGCGCTGTACTGGTTTTCGACCTACACGTACGTTCCGCTCCTGTCGCCGTACGTCGTTGCCATCGGGGGCTCACTCAGCATGGCGGGCATGGTGGTGGGATCCTATGGCTTCTCGCAGATGCTCGTGCGGGTGCCTATCGGGGTGTGGTCCGACAAGGTCCGAAGCCGCAAGCCGTTCGTCGTCGCGGGCGGCGCCGTCGGCATGCTGTCGAGCCTGGGCTTCGCCGTCACGCACTCCGTCCTGTGGGCGCTCGTGTTCCGCCTCCTCGCCGGCATCGCGGCCGGCTGCTGGGTGGTCTTCACCGTGCTCTACGCGAGCTACCACCAGCCCGACGAGGCTCCGAAGGCAATGGGCGTCCTCAGCTTCTACACATCCATCGGGCAGCTCGCGGCCTCGACGCTGGGCGGCGTAATCGCAGAACGATACGGTTGGCACGCGGCCTTCTGGCTGGGCGCCGCCGGTGGACTCGCGGCCACACTCCTCGCCTGTTTCGTCGTCGACAAGCCTCCCGCGCGCGATCACGGCGGTATCCGCGTCGCCGAGATGCTCACGGTCGGGCGGGATCGCATTGTGCTCGGCGTGTCGTTCCTCGCGGTCCTCGCACAGGTCGTCACCTTCACCACGATGTTCGGCTTCACGCCGGAGCAGGCGACGCACCTCGGGGCGAACAAGGCCGATCTCAGCTGGCTTACCCTCGCGGCCACGCTCCCGAACGCCATCGCGTCGTATTTCAGCGGCAGCCTGTTCTCGCGCTGGATGGGCGAGCGGAACGTGGTGGCGAGCGGATTTGCCATCGCGGCGCTGTTCACCGCGGCCATCCCGCTCTGCCACGCCCTTCCGCTCCTGTATGCAACCCAGGCCGTGAACGGCTTTGGCCAAGGGCTCTGCATGCCCGTGCTCATGGGCCTCGCCATCCGCCACATCGACGCGAGCCGCCGAGCCACGGCGATGGGCTTTTATCAGGCCATCTACGCCGTCGGCATGTTTGGCGGGCCCGCGGTCGTCGGCTGGCTGGGCGATCACGTCGGCCTGAGCCGCGGGTTCCTCGCCGTCGCCGCGACGAGTGTGGTCGCCTGCGCCCTCACGTTCGCGCTTGCGCCCGGGCGCGCGGCACGTCAGGTGGTCACGCGCTCCAGCTGA
- the cas10 gene encoding type III-B CRISPR-associated protein Cas10/Cmr2: MVYLQKYLLSIALGPVQDFVQAARRTRDLWFGSYLLSDVSKCVATSLVDDGATLIFPHKESLSGSQAVANKILAVFEGESVVRVLDRAHQAATTWLREKAQTAVQALQRELSSCRDVFDEALFFRQVDDFLEFYAAWVPMTGTYDRDRRRVEGILASRKMLRNFDPNEGARVPKSSLDGVRESVLRISTNDALIERALRRMGIRPGEALDAMGLIKRLSGQRPYPSVVRVAVDSWIQAGMSDERFRAQLGRVSETLERVLKEAPELDVVSSTRGRDGSEVYVPDHYKNFPYDGKALLEGFFEQEEFRQLQERYPSLADELKRVVTRLQEIRRRSPQPYLAVLMADGDRMGVQIDRMTTSDDHSNFSYRVSEFARRAQDVIVQHRGVPVYAGGDDVFAFLPIETCLRAADALRKLFEEEVASAAASDKPSLSVGIAIGYCREDLGYLRQLAQQAEHEAKEPDRNGLCVLVQTRSGGDPIRVRCRWDEDPVPRMERLAAWHQRSEIAHTTGYVLEQIGRLYGGAADEDIVAGELRRALSRRTVAGERRLADDVMDDITSLFRSRLLARQALQDGAATAALQDCASWLKLGHWLASHAEPEAWQNVEIRAGEEVDT; this comes from the coding sequence GTGGTGTACTTGCAGAAGTATCTGCTTTCCATCGCCCTGGGACCGGTACAGGATTTCGTCCAAGCGGCGCGTCGAACACGAGATCTGTGGTTCGGGTCTTATTTGCTATCCGACGTGTCCAAGTGCGTCGCAACAAGCCTCGTGGATGACGGTGCCACGCTCATCTTCCCGCACAAGGAGAGCTTGAGCGGCTCTCAGGCTGTCGCGAATAAAATCCTGGCCGTGTTCGAAGGAGAGTCCGTGGTTCGTGTCCTGGACCGGGCTCATCAAGCCGCTACCACGTGGTTACGTGAAAAGGCACAAACAGCAGTTCAAGCCCTGCAAAGGGAGCTTTCATCCTGCCGCGATGTGTTCGACGAAGCGCTCTTTTTCCGTCAGGTCGATGACTTTCTCGAATTCTACGCGGCGTGGGTGCCGATGACGGGTACATACGATCGCGACCGGCGGCGCGTTGAAGGCATTCTGGCGAGCCGCAAGATGCTTCGGAACTTTGATCCCAACGAAGGGGCGCGAGTGCCGAAATCGAGCTTGGACGGCGTTCGAGAATCGGTCCTCCGCATCTCCACGAACGACGCCTTAATCGAACGTGCGCTGCGGAGAATGGGCATCCGACCCGGGGAAGCTCTCGACGCGATGGGGCTCATCAAACGCCTAAGTGGTCAGCGCCCTTATCCGTCGGTCGTGCGCGTCGCTGTGGACAGCTGGATTCAGGCGGGCATGTCCGACGAGCGCTTTCGAGCGCAACTCGGGCGGGTCTCCGAGACATTGGAACGCGTCCTCAAAGAGGCACCTGAATTGGACGTGGTGTCATCCACGCGGGGCCGCGACGGATCCGAGGTCTATGTGCCGGATCATTACAAAAATTTCCCATACGATGGGAAGGCCCTCTTGGAAGGCTTTTTTGAGCAAGAAGAGTTCCGGCAGTTGCAGGAGCGGTATCCCAGTCTGGCGGATGAGCTAAAGCGCGTGGTGACTCGGTTGCAAGAGATTCGGCGACGCTCGCCTCAGCCCTATCTCGCCGTGTTGATGGCCGATGGAGATCGGATGGGCGTTCAAATCGACCGAATGACAACTTCCGACGACCATTCGAACTTCAGCTATCGCGTGTCGGAGTTCGCGCGGCGGGCGCAGGACGTGATCGTCCAACACCGTGGGGTTCCGGTCTACGCGGGCGGCGACGACGTGTTCGCGTTCCTGCCCATCGAAACTTGCCTGCGGGCTGCAGACGCACTGCGGAAGCTTTTCGAAGAGGAGGTGGCATCCGCCGCCGCGAGTGACAAGCCTTCCTTATCTGTTGGGATCGCCATTGGATATTGCCGGGAAGACCTGGGCTATCTTCGCCAGCTCGCGCAACAGGCGGAGCATGAGGCCAAGGAGCCGGACCGAAATGGTCTCTGCGTGCTCGTGCAAACGCGTTCGGGCGGCGATCCGATTCGGGTTCGGTGCCGATGGGACGAAGACCCTGTGCCGCGCATGGAGCGGCTGGCCGCGTGGCATCAGAGGTCGGAGATTGCGCACACCACAGGATATGTCCTTGAGCAGATTGGTCGCCTGTACGGCGGCGCCGCGGACGAGGACATCGTGGCGGGTGAACTGCGGCGAGCACTGTCTCGACGGACGGTGGCGGGTGAGCGCCGGCTTGCCGACGACGTCATGGACGACATCACCTCACTGTTTCGATCGCGTCTCCTCGCGCGGCAAGCTCTGCAGGATGGAGCGGCAACCGCCGCGCTTCAGGATTGCGCTTCGTGGTTGAAACTTGGTCACTGGTTGGCAAGTCACGCGGAACCTGAGGCGTGGCAGAACGTTGAGATCCGCGCCGGCGAGGAGGTGGACACGTGA